Part of the Lycium ferocissimum isolate CSIRO_LF1 chromosome 6, AGI_CSIRO_Lferr_CH_V1, whole genome shotgun sequence genome, GAAATCGTGATTTGAAGTGGAGAAAACTGTGGTTTGAAATTGAGAGAAAATCACACTAAGAATATTTCTGTAGAAAGAGAAATATTTTGAAATGATGGAATTAAATGAGTAACTGCCCAGAGTTCAACCCAAAATCGGATGCCTAAATTTTAGCTCAAAATCGTGGATCTGTGCATAACCCAAATCTTGTATGTTTTATAATTAACTTATTACGTTtcataaataagaaaaaatattcttatgttttgtaatataggatcttaactagtattattaggtcatttttcCTTATTTGGTCTCCCAACCCCAATCAGTTCCTCATTTCTCCACTAGCATAAAAAACCAAACGAAACCATAACTCAGCCCAATAGAAAAAACCCGCTCCAGCCCACTCCTCTTTAGTTTCACCCctgattttttttcctccttcctATTTGTTCTTGTTCATTTGCTCAATCCAGGGACAGTTGTGTGTGTTTAAATCATTTATGTGTTCTGTTTTCTCTGTTGTTATGTTTAGTTAAATGTTCTTTTTTCCTGCCCGTGTTTAAATGTTGTTCTCtttaaaaatagttaaaaatGAGTTATTTTCAACTGCTTTTGCtgctctttattttattttattttattttattttattaagatGTTACTAGTTGATAACCATGTATTAATCCAAGGAACAAGTTTTGGACAGGGAAAGAATGTTACTGTTTAAATTTCAATCCATCCCAAAGTAATGGGTTGATCCTCTCCTTGCCTGATTCTCATCTCCTTTCTTCGAGTCTAAGCTTGTCATCCCCATTCTTTGCTTACTGTTTCATTTCTTAGTTTTCCAATTGTAATTTCTTATTTCAGTTTGTTAAATACAATCATCCTCCCTATTGTTGAGTATTTGTCGTAGTGTTTACTATAGAgttaagtatatttttgtttagtttcttctttttggacCAAGTAAAACAATAACATCAAATGCCGATTGACATTAGCAACTACAGCATTATTCATTGTTCGTACACATTGcctagaaaatttaaaatttatttggaCGGGCAAGGAACTCCCCATGTTATGGCCCCGTTGAGTATTAAATAGGAGTAGTAAAATTGGCTTGGAAGCATCTTTCTATACAATCATTTGACTTTGTATTATTCCATCAGAATAATGATCAGACATTTTACATCGTACCTCACATAACAAACACAATCTGTTCTTCtaattttttctccatttgctCTTCTCTGTGTCATTTGCCTTTTGTGTTTTCTGTCATTTTATTCATCCTCTGTCTTTACGAGCACCCATATGCTGcctctgattttttttttttttttggcttcttTAGACTATCAATGCATATAAACACTATTTGTTTTGGTTCTTGCCTTCGCTCTGCAACTCTTGCTGATGAGCTTGAactacttttttcttttgaccTTCTTCTTGGCCTGTCTTGATTAATGGATATGCATGGTGTTATggatgtctttttttttttttttttttttttttgtgaatatcGTTATACAAAGTGCCAGGTGTTTGGAAAAAATGTCACTGTAAGAAATTAAGACCTTGTTCGCACTGTTGAGGAGTGGACATCTCAGTTTTATATACCTTTAAGTTCTtttgattttcactttcaagTTACTTTAGTTGTTTCGTTGAGCAAATTCATGCCACGCCTCAATTTTTACTTCACTAGTTTTAGACACGTGCATTGCACGTGTGTCCcatggaagtagtataaacgatataaattatattaaagttgCAGTGAAATGAGTTATAACACAAAAATTTAATTGAAAGAGTAAGCTAAAATTGATGAACACTCACCTTATTTGAATTACTTTTTTGTTAGGCGACAAATGCACGAAATTagggaaaaatatatatatttacctaAACATAGAAAATACTTTTTTGTTTATCTGAATATCACTGTTTCTGTTAATTGTAAAGCTGTTCGTTTTCTGTCAATTAGTTCATTCCCTTGTTTCTTGTTTGCCTGTATGGTAGCTTGCAAATTTTCTTCagtattttcttttataacATGGACAGTGTAAAATAAGGTGAAGCTATTGGATTGGCTGATTAAGCCAGTATGTGAACTGTTAAACATCTGATTTAATAGTAAGTAGTCCTGTTCGTTGATACTCTGGAGCACAATAATCATAAGTTCCCATAACTCTGGAAGACATAAGGGAATTATCACCCATTGGTCCAAGTTTTGCTAATCCAAAATCTGATAATTTTGCATTATACTCCTTATCCAGCAAAATGTTTGAGGACGTCAAGTCTCTGTAAATGACTGGTGGATTGACTTTATGGTGTAAATATTCTAGACCCTTTGCTGCATTTATTGCTCTCTTTATCCTTGTTGAGCCAATCTGTTCCTTTTAATCTATTCATCCCACTCATTACTTTTGTGTAATCAGCTTATTTTCAAGTTGTTTCCCGGCTTTGTTTTCACGATTGTGTCGTTTCGctgaataaattttattaaagtcTTTTGTTTGTTCGATATGATGTTGTCCTGAAAGTACATTAACAGTGGTTCTCCTTGTGTTCTTTTGTAGTTTGATCTACTTGTTGCTAGATTGTGTTTAGGTGATCATCATAACTCCGTCCGTTACATTAGCCGTTCCCAAGCTCGGACTAAAGAGGGGGAAGGTGTTAGTAAGCAATTATTTTGTCTGTTACCATCTCAAATTCTACAATACCAAAGGCTATCTTTACGGGTTTGTTTTACTATGCCAAGTTATTTACATGAGCAATGTAGAAAACATAGATCGACTTCAATGACACTAGAAGAAAAGCATGCATTGCTGCCAATATATGTGTAAAATAGATATCCTAAATTGACCAAATTACTAAATATAATTCTCAAAGAACCTTAAATAGTACTCCTTCtgtcccataataagtatcactttagcaaaaaaaaattcccataATAAGTCATTTtaggaaaccaagacataaattgactagtttttttccAACTCTATCCTTAGACAAAAAGTAGCAAGTTTATGTATTCAAGACAAGGacacatagtaacttggtatataagggtagtttagtaaactttacattgcattattggtttcttaatatgcatGGTTTTaactaagatgacacttattgtGGGAGGGAGGGAGTAACATATTATAGACTAACGAAAGTATACTGCAATATCATAAGAGAATTAAATAAAGACTACGGGAAATCTACTCATAAAAAAGATAATGAATGTCTACGGAATGACAAAAAACAATAAATCCCTAATCCTTttctattttgattttcttataAATTATTGAATGAGGGTCTTCTTTGTCTCCACAATCCCTTGTTTTCTTCGTGTGTTTTTTCTGCACCTCTATTGCGTCTTCCTCGATTTCAATTGCAGCAATAGTTCCAACTTCATGCATCTCTTCAGCAATTGCGCTTTCAAATAATCATGCCtgtaatgaaatatgaaatttattGGTTTATCAAGTATTTTATAACTAAACTGTAAGTAGTAACATTTTGGGTGAacaaataatatcatatattaCCAATTTTGCAGCACGTTTGCTTTTTGAAATGTCGGGTTGATCAACACACCACTAATATGAGTGGTAGATATcctcacaacacacaaaataaAGTTTAGTATAGATGTAATTGATAAAGAACTAATTGTGAATGTAAAAGAGTTTTCGATATATTACCTTGATACGTCGACCCTTTCACGTCACAAAATGCTACGACAGGTTTTCTTGTCAAACGCCGCAGATTTCTCTACAAGCTGAAAGCATTCAAGCATTCAATTATTTCTCTAGAAGTCCTAGAGATCCAGACGAAGATTCAAgaccaagctcaaaagcccttgaattcaagtccaagtcgaaatcaaatccatcaagttcaagatcaagctcaaaagcccttgaatttattgttgaaaagacgaatcagaggaatcatagagattgtaacactcatattctgaaatcaaatactacgattgttgcgatattttcctgtcttgattattattttcttgacacgaattttattgtctacacAGTGTTACGTAAAAGAGATTTGGCACTTTTTGTTCCTCCGTTATTGataaaatttgattttagtATTTGCAATACTTGACAAAGCACATTTAATCTTTAATTCGGTGAAATGAGTGTTTAAGTTCTTTTATGTACGAAATATGTTTAGTATATTTGaacaatttttagaattatattacGTTCAAATATATAAAGTAACAACATTAGTTTATTACTCCTGGCACAAAATttagaaaagaatggaagacTTTCTAAATTTGTGGCCAAAACAAATTTTGAACATTTGGTGACTATAAATCAATTCACTAAGGGTGAATTTTGAATTAAGTTGTTTCCAATTGTATAAAGGTGACATTCTATTTGGAatgaactaaaaaggaaaaggtaacacataaattaggacagaagGAGTATAACATAtattccctctgtcccaaaatgATTGTCCTAGTTTGATTTAGCaaggagtttaagaaaaaaatgaagacttttgaaatgtgtagtCCAAAATAAAccttagatatttgtatggCTGTAAGTCATCTcgtaaagttaaattgtttctaaatatagaaagatgacaatttttttgggacaaactaataagAAAAGTAGGACAATCTTTTTTGAACAGAGAAAGTAGATACATAAGTAGTTGAACGTTAacaattatgataaattcgtgAATAttcctaaaaagaaaaaaaaaatcaaaagtatACAATTTAAATATGCTTAACTAAATATTACAATTTTGAATCTCGCTTCCAaatgtatatgaaatttaatacaagtacaacaacattgtatacaactttcatataatattaatacaaatttaatacaacaTTGTATATAGCTCTGCAAATTCTcattaatttcttaatttttgctTAAACAGATtggtatttttttaaatctaccTATAATTGTTGTTcatataaaacaaaaatttataAATCAGAGACCATTCTTTCATTATTACCGATTCCAAAACATTTAATTGTTTAGTAAAGGCAGCTTCAGACAATATAAAAAGATAACAGTGTTACCTAAAAGAGACATGGCACTTTTTGTCCCTCCGTTATTgataaaatttgattttgatCCTTGTAATGCTTGACAAAGCACATTTAATCTTTAATTCAGTGAAATGAGTGTTTAAGTTCctttatgtatgaaatatgtttagtatatttgaacaatttttagaattatattacGTTCAAATATATAAAGTAACAACACCAGTTtattactccctttgtcccaatttatgtgacacaaaatttagaaaagaatggaagacTTTCCCGCCAGAAAAATGAACATTTGGTACTATAAATCATACATATTTTGAATTAACCCAATTATATAAAACACCGTACATTCATCTCCATCTATTCacgtcattttctttatttttgcttATAAACGGATTTcgtgtttattttattttattatatttattactaTTTCTCATTATCAATGGATCCGACCCGAATGATGCATCATCTACCGGGGCTCCATCTATGGATCCATGGACCTCCAAAACACCCGAAAAGCCATATTTTTCACTAGATACATCGCCGTTGAAAGTTAacaattatgataaattcgtgaatattccttaaaaaaaaatccaaagtATACAATTTAATTATCTTCTAAATATTTTATCAAGACTAAAAGTGCTATTAACTCTActcaaaaaagagaaaaagaaaagaactatATCTGTCCATACCAAATTACAACAATCCAAAGTTCACTAATTACAGTAAGTGGGCCCTtccagctttttttttttttgacaaggtaaacacattttaatttattttgggCCAAATCTATTACATCAGCATGTCAGATTTCCCGCCAGAAAAATTATATATGGAACCCCAAGGTAGATGGATCTAGCCCTCtcatcatttttttatttttgcttataAACAAACAatggtttattttattttattactatTTCTCATTATCAATGGAGTCATCTACTGAACCTTCTTCACTattacatacattcaagtcaaAGAAGAAACTCCGAATCGGATCCGACCCGAATGATCCATCATCTACCTCCGCACAGAAGCTCCGGAAACCCGATCCGAATGTGTTTCTGAATGTTCTTCAGCTAAAGTTTCATATAATCCAGTGAAGCTACTATAaaagtaagttttttttttttttttttttttttttttttttttttgttttttggattTTATATAATGTGGATCTATTTCTAGAATTTGATAAGCAAAACAAACAATGTATTCAAAAAATTCTGTTTATTAAATGTTGATAAACACTAAAATTTCAGCAAATGTTACTTATCCAAAAAGAATGCTTCTTTCTATTTTTAGTAAGCTGACAATTCCAACATTCGACATTGCAAGTTTAttaccacaagattcaaagagcATTTTAGTTCGTTAtatacatctttaatttaggaccacaagattcaacagtctctctttatttcttaaactccgtgcctagtcaCGTTAAGACACTTAAATAAACTTTAGACCATGTGGTCTTGCCAGTTTGCCATAAAAAAGTGGTTATTTATGCAAATCAAAGAACACATAAAAACTGAATTGTGAGTGCATTTACTGATGATTTGGCTATGAATTATGGCTTCATTGTGTGGCTTTCTGTTGATAGTGCAGGAAGTTTACTTACAATCACTTAGCGCAGATGAAGTTTCTTTTACCCGAGGCGATTGAGATAAAAAGGATGCTTGTGTTCGATGAACGAACAAGCTGTATGAAGCCTGATCTTCATATTACGTTAAATGCTAAcggagttgaagttgatgagAAGCTGAAATTTTCTAGTGGCAATGTACAACTGTGGGACGTCTTCCGCGATCGGATTTTGGATTTCTTTAAATCCCACCCTGAGGTGagacatattttttaatttgaagcaTACCAATAACCCTCTAGACATTCTGATATCTCTTGTCATGCAATACATTCTTGACTAGGAAAACCTAGTGTTGTTAATAAAAGGGCTCTAGCCAAAATATTTTAGTGAAATTCGTCCTTGATTTCTTCATTCAAATTGATAATTTCTGTCCTCAAACTGTTTTTCGCTACTTCTCACGGGTTCatgattttttgattttggtgagttattttggataatttttgtattttggtTCTTTGGGTTCTttactgggcttgttgttgttgttgttgttggttctttggGTTCGTCGTGCTGTGCGATTGAGTTTGGATTTTGTGATTCACGAAGCTGATTTTCATGGTAAGGGCGTAGGTCAGACGTTTTGGGAAGAAGAGCTTATGTGATATTCACTTTAGACACCGTAAACGGGAACGAGCTGTTTTAATATAGTTCAAGCAGCTTCTAGGAGCATTTGCTTGAAAGTCGTAAGTTTACTTTCCTCAATTTTATTTTCCTGATCTGCTTCAGCTATGCTTGTATGTGTGTCATTTTATTTGGTGGTTTCTTTCTTCGACTCACTATTTTAGACTTGATTTAATTTCTCAAATTTCTATTTTAGACATGCTGGGTTTTGCTATTAATGCTTTTGGGTTtcacttcatttcatttaaggACGCAATGAGTGATTTTGGgtatttattttcatcattGCACTTCATTTTGTTGATGGATACATGTTATTCCTGTTTCTGCTGGGGTTATTAGGGGCTTATTTTATAATGATTATTATACTCATATCAAATATGATTATTAACCACCCCTTTATGTACTACAAGGAAGATTTAATCAGCAGGCCTGTACCTATAACCAATTGATATTGATGAGGTGCTTAACTGAGTTTGCTAACATAAATCAAACATGTATTTATTAAACTGTGACAATTTCATGTAGTGGAGAAAATTGTTTGTTGCTCGCGCAGTAGTAGACAGATTGAAGTTATACAAAAAGTAGAAGATTTATTTGTGGACAGTCTTTGTGAAAATGTAGAATTGGAGTTGGTAAGTTTAGTTTTTGGTTAATGGTTCTAAGACATATTTTTGGGGAAATATTGGAATCTCTTTCTTGTGTGCGCTTTGGGAATGTGGTATATTATAGTTGAACACGTTGAAAGAGATACTAAATGTTGTTGGTTTCTCCTCAAGTATCTTTCTTGAGTAAGTACATTACTGTTGTATTTGTGGTTCTACTAGAGTTTTTGAAGATATCTGACCTTGATGCAGTGGTTGTCAAGGTTATCTTGTGATGAAAGTGGTGGTTGCTTCATGAGGGATGTTGCCCCATTGAAATGATATTCTTCTTATAATCTAGATCaatctttatattttcatttttctctttatcCACTCCTAGTAATTTCTATGCTGATTCCATTTTGTTCCCAACTTCTTTACTTTTCCCCCATTTAGGGAGAGGGCTGGGGCGATTTAAGGGAGATACTAGATCATGAATAGTGTATAAATTGTCTAGTTATGCGCTGTTCCTGCTTTGAGTTTGGTTTTCTGGGATGTGAATTGAAATTCATCTTTGTCCTTCTGTTGTGAATCGAATTTAGTTGGATTGTGAGGTGAAGTTAAATTCCCATTGTTGACAATACTTGGAGCTTAATCTTGAGTTGGGAAAAACTGAACTAGGAGTTGACTGAACATAGCTCTCTAATTGCTATTGAAGTTCTAATTTGCTGCTTATATATAGTGGATTGAGGAATTTGAAttgaaaatctggaaaaaacaTAGGAACATTGATAATTTCGAAAGAGTTGATAATTGGCTGTTGGATTACTTGTAAAATTTGCAGATTTTGCTGTCGAAGAATGATTTAGTGATTTGTCAATTGAGCTGAAATTAAGAGCTAAGAATTGATTAATAGCTTCTGTTTGGATTGTCGTTTACTGTTAAAAGCTATTGAGAATTGTTCACTGTTTCGATTTCACTATGTGAAACCTGGAACTTGTTGGAAAATTTGTGGAACAAGATAGGGCCATTATCCCATTACTAAATCCCCGCTCTCTTGCCACCACGAACAAGACCTTTCCCGATCAAATAgctttttattatttaacaaGAAAGATGAGTATTATCTGAAGTGTAAAGGGTGTAAGAACTTGTTTATATCTTTCTGAAAATCAGTTGGGGCTGCTTTGGGTTAAACTAGAATCATCAAGCTAGTAGGAACTGAACTGAGCAGAGTAACTTCGGCATTGCACAATTTCAACTTTCTTACACAATTTCTAATACATGTGACTATCCTGCCCAGTTTCGTAACCGTATTACTATCTAGCTTGATCCAATAGCTACCAgaaataccaaaaaaatttGCAACTTAAGCAAACTATTTCTGCCCAAAATTTCCAGTTTTAGATCAAGCTTCGTGATTCCTGCAAGCTAGTGAGTGAAAATCAACTTGTTTGTTGCTGAAGATGTACTGAGTTTGGCACTGGAGTTTGGCTAGGGAATTTAGTCACTATTTTGATTTAGGATCAAAGGCTTCTCTACCTTTTGAACCATATTAAAATAGagttgaatattttatttcaGCAATTGTAGTTTACTTGTTATGATCCTTTATGCAAATTGGATTAAGTATTTATATTCCCGATGCTCACCTTTCTTATAATCTTCCTATGGATGAAATTGAATTTGATAAGTAGCTCCTTTTTGTTAGATGCCTGGATAGAGAGAAGAAGAGGATGTATTGTTACATGCCTCCTTGGTTCTTTGTATCTTCCATTTTttctgtaatttttttttaggcaCAATGTGTGTCAGATAATGTAAGATTTGGATATACATATCCTTGCACAATATCTCAATTCTGGTGTATTTAACTTTCACCAATGATTTAATAGGAATAAAATATGTCCCACTAACCAGGGGATGATGCTGAATACATGGAAGATGATATGACATGGAAGCTATAGATGATATGGATGATTAGTTAACAGCAGCGACATGATGGTCTGTGCTCCTTCCTGAAAATATATTTGTTCATTTAGACGACAGACTTGTTAGATTTTTGCAGTTGTGTGAGTGTTAAACATTTTAACTTCAATATGTTACTTGTCTACTTGTGGATTAGAATAATAAAATGCAAGATATTTCTGCTGCTGAGGCAAAGTCTTTCAAGGGATTCCCTGGGAAAGGCTTAGTATAACCAGGGAGTAGTACAGGTAAACGAGATTACAGCAATACAAGAACTATGAAATACTCCTCAATTTTGGGGAGCATCATAGAAGGTAAACCTACTCGGTCAGCTCTGTGCACAATGCTGGGTTCTGTGTCATTTTGCTTTGTGAATGCAAAGCCACAAAGAAAGTGTTCGTATTATAAATTTAGACGTAATTCACGATCttttaaatcaatcatattacacttctctatttttttataataagtGTCAAGTTTAAATAGAATGTCAGCTTTTTCTCTAACATTGTTTGGTTGACATTctaatttattattgtttatacttTTTGCAGCCCCTTTTGGATTGATGTCTCAACTTTGAAGGTGCATATAATTACACTTGATATATTTGACACGTGAGTGGTTAAGTTACTATTAGACTTAATTC contains:
- the LOC132060992 gene encoding CDT1-like protein a, chloroplastic; its protein translation is MKFLLPEAIEIKRMLVFDERTSCMKPDLHITLNANGVEVDEKLKFSSGNVQLWDVFRDRILDFFKSHPEILLSKNDLVICQLS